One genomic region from Terriglobus aquaticus encodes:
- a CDS encoding ATP-binding protein → MTRFVRTLLLLLLSLEALPCLHAQGNAPGAASIDGWSFGSELAPTESGKDTLTLQPGHPELIVFFHAGGGQQALLRPQIFRYRLTGLSDDWTETRSSSAHFWMLSPGDYQFQVQAALPGGGWPSQMATLHVVQKPFFYQTWYAAVMVCAFLIAVCVQLLRQRDQLLKGQMAMVLDERNRIASECHDTLMAGFAAVSWQLEATSQQMSNDAPEQREALQSLELARSMMGHCQAEARRIIWDLRNSDRITNLLSESLADAMDAHRMRDDLQASLTVVGEEVNLSPSAVHHLTCIGQEAMTNALRHAGGSSIQVELEYSADSLSLSVRDDGCGFVVQDRQVRAGHFGISVMEERTRKLGGQLRLTSAVNKGTEVVVTVKFRGIQQPSVQQPAVVRWIGV, encoded by the coding sequence GTGACCAGGTTTGTCCGAACGCTGTTATTGCTGCTGCTATCGCTGGAGGCACTACCCTGCCTGCATGCGCAGGGTAATGCTCCGGGAGCGGCGAGCATCGATGGCTGGTCGTTTGGTAGTGAACTGGCGCCAACTGAGTCTGGCAAAGACACACTGACATTGCAGCCCGGGCATCCGGAACTGATTGTGTTTTTCCATGCCGGCGGTGGACAGCAGGCGCTGCTGCGGCCGCAGATCTTCCGATACCGCCTGACGGGATTATCCGACGACTGGACGGAGACGCGCTCCAGCTCGGCGCACTTCTGGATGCTGTCGCCGGGCGATTATCAGTTTCAGGTGCAGGCTGCGCTGCCGGGCGGTGGGTGGCCATCCCAGATGGCGACATTGCACGTAGTGCAGAAACCGTTCTTCTACCAGACCTGGTACGCGGCAGTCATGGTCTGTGCCTTCCTGATCGCGGTGTGCGTGCAACTGCTGCGGCAACGCGACCAGTTGCTGAAGGGGCAGATGGCCATGGTGCTAGACGAGCGCAACCGCATCGCCAGCGAGTGCCATGACACGCTCATGGCCGGATTCGCGGCGGTGAGCTGGCAGTTAGAGGCTACGTCGCAGCAGATGAGCAACGATGCGCCGGAGCAACGCGAGGCATTGCAGTCGCTGGAACTGGCGCGCAGCATGATGGGGCACTGCCAGGCCGAGGCGCGACGCATCATTTGGGACCTGCGCAACTCCGACCGCATTACGAATCTGCTGTCGGAGTCATTAGCGGATGCCATGGATGCGCACCGCATGCGTGACGACCTGCAGGCCTCGCTGACCGTGGTGGGCGAAGAAGTAAACCTGTCGCCGTCAGCAGTGCACCACCTCACCTGCATCGGTCAGGAGGCGATGACGAACGCGCTGCGGCATGCGGGAGGGTCGTCAATTCAGGTGGAGTTGGAGTACAGCGCAGATTCGTTATCGCTGAGCGTGCGCGATGATGGCTGCGGCTTCGTGGTGCAGGACCGGCAGGTGCGCGCCGGGCACTTCGGCATCTCCGTTATGGAAGAACGTACCCGCAAATTGGGTGGACAACTGCGGCTGACGAGCGCCGTCAACAAAGGAACCGAGGTGGTGGTCACTGTCAAGTTTCGAGGGATTCAGCAACCCTCGGTGCAGCAGCCCGCCGTGGTTCGATGGATCGGTGTGTGA
- a CDS encoding alpha-L-fucosidase: MALAQKPAAQSSGETTTRNAQTDNRPERLEWFRDQGLGLFIHWSIDSQLGLIISHSLAGSSHDYASRFYSDLPKTFNPTSFDPDRLARLARLAGFRYMVFTTKHHNGFAMWDTATTDFSITHTPYRADITQRLLTSFRAQGIATGLYFSPDDFHWLFQNGKPIQRLVPQVQPKANPGLMQLDQQQVTELMTRYGPIRVFFFDGEATGLRDIVWRSQPDTVVTRGALETPEQNVPGAPLAGAWEANMTLGTAWGDQPTDDVLKPVDEVVRTLVHVRSRGGNLLLNVSPTAEGALPAAQEATIRTLGSWMFVNGEAIYSTRPWVVTNEGDLWFTRSKDGHSLYVIVDGAANTAGWRRGDRREFVLKTVRATSATRASVLGQSDELVEYRPEIDARSRIEQKPDGLHVSVVRAQRMRDSDQWPLPTVIRLTDVAEAFTPPEVRTLPPRRQPDGTVQLRGEWTSNESSTAAHGATFSFEVRDITGEDKQSRLRGWSHLPSQPAPQPGAYTASFTPEPGHQYEVRSVLAHPLLTLYGPVVPLQ, from the coding sequence ATGGCTTTGGCGCAGAAGCCAGCTGCGCAGTCCAGCGGCGAGACCACCACTCGAAACGCACAAACGGACAACCGGCCGGAGCGCCTCGAATGGTTCCGCGACCAGGGCCTCGGCCTGTTCATTCACTGGAGCATCGACTCCCAGCTCGGCCTCATCATCAGCCACTCGCTCGCTGGCAGCAGCCACGACTACGCCAGCCGCTTCTACAGTGACCTGCCGAAGACCTTCAACCCGACCAGCTTCGACCCCGACCGTCTGGCTCGTCTCGCGCGCCTCGCTGGCTTTCGCTACATGGTCTTCACGACCAAGCACCACAACGGCTTCGCGATGTGGGACACCGCGACGACCGACTTCAGCATCACGCACACTCCGTACCGGGCCGACATAACGCAGCGGCTGCTGACCAGCTTCCGCGCGCAGGGCATCGCCACCGGCCTTTACTTTTCGCCTGACGACTTCCACTGGCTCTTTCAGAACGGCAAGCCAATCCAGCGCCTCGTTCCACAGGTGCAGCCCAAGGCGAACCCCGGCCTCATGCAGCTCGACCAGCAGCAGGTGACTGAGCTGATGACTCGCTACGGCCCGATCCGGGTATTCTTCTTCGACGGCGAGGCCACCGGCCTGCGTGACATCGTCTGGCGTTCGCAGCCGGATACGGTCGTCACGCGCGGCGCCTTAGAAACGCCGGAGCAGAACGTGCCCGGCGCACCGCTCGCCGGCGCTTGGGAAGCCAACATGACTCTGGGCACCGCATGGGGCGATCAGCCCACGGACGACGTGCTCAAGCCCGTCGATGAGGTGGTCCGCACGCTCGTTCACGTGCGATCGCGAGGTGGCAATCTGCTGCTCAACGTAAGTCCCACGGCTGAGGGCGCGTTACCCGCCGCACAGGAAGCGACCATTCGCACGCTCGGCTCGTGGATGTTCGTCAACGGTGAAGCGATCTACAGCACGCGGCCTTGGGTGGTGACGAATGAGGGCGACCTATGGTTCACCCGATCGAAGGACGGGCACTCGCTTTACGTGATCGTGGACGGCGCAGCCAATACAGCCGGCTGGAGGCGCGGCGATCGTCGCGAGTTCGTTCTCAAGACCGTGCGCGCCACTTCCGCCACGCGCGCCAGCGTCCTGGGCCAAAGTGACGAACTGGTGGAGTACCGCCCGGAGATCGACGCGAGAAGCCGCATCGAGCAGAAGCCCGACGGCCTGCACGTCTCCGTCGTTCGCGCACAACGCATGCGCGACAGCGATCAGTGGCCGCTGCCCACCGTCATCCGCCTGACCGACGTCGCCGAAGCCTTTACGCCACCAGAGGTCCGTACCTTGCCACCCAGGCGCCAGCCGGATGGTACGGTTCAGCTTCGTGGCGAATGGACCTCCAACGAATCGAGCACCGCCGCCCACGGCGCAACATTCAGCTTCGAGGTCCGCGACATCACCGGCGAAGACAAGCAGTCACGCTTGCGGGGCTGGTCGCATCTGCCGTCACAACCCGCGCCACAGCCCGGCGCCTACACTGCCAGTTTCACGCCGGAACCCGGCCACCAGTACGAGGTCCGCTCCGTCCTCGCGCACCCTCTGCTCACGCTCTACGGCCCGGTTGTCCCGCTCCAGTAA
- a CDS encoding response regulator codes for MTMWNGRSHSGGNDLDHATTAQKANTAKNSIRVLLVEDHFLARMALHSVLSKHSSIQIVGEAPDGETGIEQYALLRPDVVVLDLRLPQMSGFEVISRLREQYRARIVVLSNYQGSEDIYRAMQAGAMGYLAKDASGEQVIQALQSVHRGTRYLPQVALHRLAERMPGVSLTPRESQVLQCVTRGFSNREIAEELGIAEKTVRIHVSAVLDKLGARDRTQATIYALQRGLVHLDPA; via the coding sequence ATGACGATGTGGAATGGACGATCGCATTCGGGAGGCAATGACCTCGATCACGCCACCACGGCGCAAAAGGCGAACACCGCGAAGAACTCCATTCGCGTTCTCCTGGTGGAGGATCATTTCCTGGCGCGCATGGCGTTGCACTCCGTACTGTCGAAGCACAGCTCCATCCAGATTGTGGGCGAAGCGCCGGACGGCGAAACGGGCATTGAGCAGTACGCCCTCTTGCGGCCGGACGTAGTGGTGCTGGATCTGCGGCTGCCGCAGATGAGCGGCTTTGAGGTGATTAGTCGGCTACGCGAGCAATACCGTGCGCGCATCGTAGTCTTGTCGAACTACCAGGGCTCGGAAGACATCTATCGCGCGATGCAGGCTGGTGCCATGGGCTACCTGGCGAAAGACGCCAGCGGTGAGCAGGTGATCCAGGCGCTACAGAGCGTGCATCGTGGGACCCGTTACCTGCCACAGGTCGCGCTGCACCGGTTGGCGGAGCGCATGCCCGGCGTATCGCTCACACCACGCGAATCGCAGGTGCTGCAATGCGTGACGCGCGGCTTTTCCAATCGCGAGATTGCGGAAGAGCTCGGCATTGCCGAGAAAACAGTGAGGATTCACGTAAGTGCGGTGCTCGACAAACTAGGAGCGCGGGATCGCACACAGGCGACGATCTACGCCTTGCAGCGCGGCCTGGTGCACCTGGATCCCGCATAG
- a CDS encoding RraA family protein, producing the protein MRSMTWACLSAAVLLAAAGTVALHADTPLTAADYAKDLPRMLDAYKHVEAASVSDAEEQILHEKHYMSHTERAIFPAKFAGVALTVLLKKEENKDPNALSGMLEAIDSGGPGSVYVMKVEDGADIAGMGGLMGTAMFNRGFTGAVVDGGVRDIPQLTKIGFPVFATGPVPSTSVGHYRFGGKNIPLDVAGTHVEANDIIVADQDGVVVVPRSHAAEILVKAQQLDFSEHSMYPYIEKFHSIVEAVKQFGRI; encoded by the coding sequence GTGCGATCGATGACGTGGGCGTGCCTGAGCGCGGCAGTGTTGCTGGCGGCTGCTGGAACGGTGGCGCTGCACGCGGACACTCCGCTGACCGCGGCGGACTATGCGAAGGACCTGCCGCGCATGCTGGACGCGTACAAGCATGTGGAGGCCGCGTCCGTGAGCGATGCGGAAGAGCAGATCCTGCATGAGAAGCACTACATGAGCCACACCGAGCGCGCGATCTTCCCGGCGAAGTTTGCGGGCGTTGCGCTGACGGTGCTGCTGAAGAAAGAAGAGAACAAGGATCCAAACGCGTTGAGCGGCATGCTGGAGGCGATCGATAGCGGCGGTCCGGGTTCGGTGTACGTGATGAAGGTGGAAGACGGAGCGGACATCGCGGGCATGGGTGGACTGATGGGCACGGCGATGTTCAATCGCGGCTTTACCGGCGCGGTGGTCGACGGTGGTGTGCGCGATATCCCACAACTGACGAAGATCGGCTTCCCTGTGTTTGCGACGGGGCCGGTGCCTTCCACATCCGTGGGGCACTATCGGTTCGGCGGCAAGAACATCCCGCTGGACGTAGCGGGCACGCACGTGGAAGCAAACGACATCATCGTGGCCGACCAGGACGGCGTGGTAGTTGTGCCGCGGTCGCACGCGGCAGAAATTCTGGTGAAGGCGCAGCAGCTCGACTTCAGCGAACACAGCATGTACCCGTACATCGAAAAGTTCCACTCGATCGTGGAAGCGGTGAAGCAGTTCGGGCGGATCTAG
- a CDS encoding TonB-dependent receptor produces MNHKFLRSIPVLLAVSACSAQVANNTALVGTVTDASGGVVAGAKVVAVDRATKVAYPGTTNNGGFYNIQFVQPGTYDVTVEKSGYSRTLASGVLVTLNLAVRTDVELKAGSESTEVTVSADTPALSTDDAVVGETLRADQVANLPIAGRRVLELAATNPSIIVGPKTSYTGTPPGANFIGAGTREVTNSLTLDGITIMNSLISSSPVTPNADAVGAVQTQTGNYTAQYGAYMGVHINVDTKAGTNQFHGTVFDYVQNDAFNARSFLASPTQAKPRVRFNQFGGEIGGPILKDKLFFMGSYEGIRSNQQSPVVATLIPTAFRNGDFSSLGKPLTNPATGQPYPNNQVPVSPFATRFLQYYANPTVGGNTNNITQNVATQFNQDQTLDRVDYAFSEKLRIFGRYDWQKIDGVNGNIVATSGSTTPTRNRNGVLGLTYLITPRLINDLRLGFNRFNSNTLNYFYNNGLTQAGTNLGIPGFNADTANNNPGIPTVLIGTYQGFGAEGTNWFQDDRTLHGYDQISYMFGKHNVMAGADIRKMSIGRAAGNTPRGQFNFNGGVTGDAAADFIAGYVFQTTTPVFQVKGSVAEWRNGFFIQDNWQASQKLTVQYGVRYELPLVPYSLNGYARILNSSYTALIPTSNATTGATFVPTPGFKFHDSNLNLVSPRLGVAYRANEKIVFRGGGGIYYNPNHMNAFTLASTNFPLAASVVYTRNNSATGNLTFANPTGGQSTGPAIAGIPGTYVSAFTDNKYLPTPRLYQWNADTGVELWNGGAFELQYLGSKGIYLDRSYYPNQPAPAVGATSNANRPYQLFGQIRSINNDSFSTYHGLTAIFRQRTYKGLDAQIGYTWAHNMDTSNDANGGGTAMIQNNLRADYGNSNWDIRNRFVGTVTYAMPDFHKFGSIGNSLLGGWHANAIVTLQSGIPFNVSISDDRAHVLGIGTQRPNAVKIGTANCGIGTRINGTTCIDRSAYSIPLAGTFGNLHRNDLKGPGFRNVNFSLFKDFQIYERLKIQLRAETFNLFNSSNPGNPNATLPNAFAPVNGVLSTTPNFASSNFGTITSTATGYTPRTLQLAGKINF; encoded by the coding sequence GTGAACCACAAATTTCTTCGCAGCATCCCGGTCCTGCTCGCCGTTTCTGCGTGTAGTGCGCAGGTCGCCAACAATACCGCCCTGGTTGGAACCGTAACCGACGCCAGCGGCGGCGTGGTCGCGGGTGCCAAGGTAGTCGCCGTCGATCGCGCCACCAAGGTCGCGTACCCCGGCACGACCAACAACGGAGGGTTCTACAACATCCAGTTCGTGCAGCCAGGAACCTACGACGTGACCGTGGAGAAGTCCGGCTACAGCAGGACCCTGGCCAGCGGCGTGCTGGTAACGCTGAACCTGGCCGTGCGTACGGACGTGGAGCTGAAGGCAGGCAGCGAGTCGACCGAGGTGACCGTGAGCGCGGACACCCCCGCCCTTTCGACGGACGATGCTGTGGTTGGCGAAACTCTGCGCGCGGATCAGGTAGCCAACCTGCCCATCGCCGGGCGCCGTGTGCTGGAGTTGGCGGCGACCAACCCGAGCATCATCGTCGGACCCAAAACCAGTTATACCGGAACACCGCCGGGAGCCAACTTCATCGGCGCCGGTACGCGCGAAGTGACGAATTCGCTGACGCTGGACGGCATCACGATCATGAACTCGCTGATCTCCAGCTCGCCCGTGACGCCGAACGCGGACGCGGTGGGCGCAGTGCAGACCCAGACTGGCAACTACACCGCGCAGTACGGCGCCTACATGGGCGTTCACATCAACGTGGACACCAAGGCCGGAACGAACCAGTTCCACGGAACGGTGTTCGATTACGTGCAGAACGATGCGTTCAATGCGCGCAGCTTCCTCGCCAGCCCGACCCAGGCCAAGCCGCGTGTGCGCTTCAACCAATTTGGCGGCGAGATCGGCGGTCCCATCCTCAAGGACAAGCTGTTCTTCATGGGATCGTACGAAGGCATTCGTTCGAATCAGCAGAGCCCGGTCGTCGCGACGTTGATTCCAACGGCCTTCCGCAACGGCGACTTCTCCAGTCTTGGCAAGCCGTTGACCAACCCGGCGACTGGCCAGCCCTACCCGAATAACCAGGTTCCGGTTTCGCCGTTTGCAACGAGATTCCTGCAGTACTACGCGAATCCAACCGTGGGCGGCAACACAAACAACATCACTCAGAACGTGGCGACGCAATTCAACCAGGACCAGACGTTGGATCGCGTGGACTATGCATTCAGCGAGAAGCTGCGCATTTTCGGCCGTTACGATTGGCAAAAGATTGACGGTGTAAATGGCAACATTGTTGCCACCTCCGGCAGTACCACGCCCACCCGCAACCGCAACGGCGTTCTGGGTCTCACTTACCTGATCACCCCAAGGCTGATCAACGACCTGCGGCTCGGTTTCAACCGCTTCAACTCGAACACGCTGAACTACTTCTATAACAACGGCCTGACCCAGGCCGGAACCAACCTGGGCATCCCGGGATTCAACGCAGACACCGCAAACAACAACCCCGGTATTCCGACAGTGCTAATCGGCACCTACCAGGGCTTTGGTGCGGAAGGTACGAACTGGTTCCAGGACGACCGCACTCTGCACGGCTACGACCAGATCAGTTACATGTTCGGCAAACACAACGTGATGGCTGGCGCAGACATTCGCAAGATGTCCATCGGCCGTGCCGCGGGCAACACGCCGCGCGGACAATTCAACTTCAACGGTGGCGTGACGGGTGACGCGGCAGCAGACTTCATCGCGGGCTATGTGTTCCAGACCACGACGCCGGTCTTCCAGGTGAAGGGTTCCGTAGCCGAGTGGCGCAACGGCTTCTTCATCCAGGACAACTGGCAGGCTAGCCAGAAGCTGACGGTTCAGTATGGCGTGCGCTATGAACTGCCGCTGGTTCCCTACTCGCTGAACGGTTACGCCCGCATTCTGAACTCCAGCTACACGGCGCTCATTCCGACCAGCAACGCGACAACCGGCGCGACTTTCGTTCCCACGCCCGGCTTCAAGTTCCACGACTCGAACCTGAACCTGGTCTCGCCGCGCCTGGGCGTTGCTTACCGCGCAAATGAAAAAATTGTCTTCCGCGGCGGCGGCGGCATTTACTACAACCCGAATCACATGAATGCCTTCACGCTGGCGTCGACCAACTTCCCGCTTGCGGCTTCGGTGGTGTACACGCGCAACAACAGCGCGACCGGCAACCTGACGTTTGCGAACCCCACCGGCGGCCAGTCTACTGGGCCAGCGATCGCGGGCATTCCCGGAACGTACGTGAGTGCGTTCACGGACAACAAGTACCTGCCCACACCACGCCTGTATCAGTGGAATGCCGACACCGGTGTGGAGCTGTGGAACGGCGGCGCGTTTGAACTGCAGTACCTGGGCTCCAAGGGCATCTACCTGGATCGCTCGTACTACCCGAACCAGCCGGCCCCAGCAGTAGGGGCGACCAGCAATGCGAACCGTCCCTATCAGTTGTTCGGTCAGATTCGTTCGATCAACAACGACAGCTTTTCCACATACCACGGCCTGACCGCAATCTTCCGCCAGCGCACCTACAAGGGGTTGGATGCGCAGATCGGTTACACGTGGGCGCACAACATGGACACGTCCAACGACGCCAATGGCGGCGGTACGGCTATGATCCAGAACAACCTGCGCGCGGATTACGGCAACTCGAACTGGGATATCCGCAACCGTTTCGTGGGAACCGTGACATACGCTATGCCGGACTTCCACAAGTTTGGCTCGATCGGCAACTCGCTGCTAGGCGGATGGCACGCAAACGCGATCGTGACATTGCAAAGCGGCATCCCGTTCAACGTGTCGATCAGCGATGATCGCGCGCACGTCCTCGGCATTGGAACCCAGCGACCGAACGCCGTAAAGATCGGTACGGCGAACTGCGGCATCGGTACCCGCATCAACGGAACAACCTGCATTGATCGTTCGGCGTATTCCATCCCGCTGGCTGGTACTTTTGGCAACCTGCACCGCAACGACCTGAAAGGACCCGGATTCCGCAACGTGAACTTCTCGCTGTTCAAGGATTTCCAGATCTATGAGCGGCTGAAGATCCAGTTGCGCGCCGAGACGTTCAACCTGTTCAACTCCTCCAACCCCGGCAACCCGAACGCGACGCTACCCAATGCGTTTGCGCCGGTAAACGGTGTGCTCTCGACGACGCCGAACTTCGCCAGTTCGAACTTCGGTACGATCACCAGCACAGCCACCGGCTACACGCCACGCACGCTGCAACTGGCGGGCAAGATCAACTTCTAA
- a CDS encoding selenocysteine synthase produces the protein MRSFPSFRLHPVTRRGFVGALGALAASLRSAGAAAQTAPAAAIAPAGVDYYDELGVTKIINAAGTYTALTAACMPPEVVEAVRVAALHPVRLHDLQQKAGEYLAQRLRCEGAVVTCGASSAITLATAACLQAANPKLQITDMPQNLGTAKKQVIVQRAHRYGYDHAIFTPGARITEVLTMDDYKRACGAGDAVMTNFFNAAEDEIGPEGPAQIGREEWLRVAHDYGIPCHIDAAADMPPISNLWKYTGMGFDLVSFSGGKGIRGPQNAGVLLGKKRLTDLAHANNNPNDGVCRGMKVAKEQIVGMVAAVDWVLSHTEEQMQGNYQERADLIASTLRGLPGVRTETVTPHIANHVPHLLVRVDPAVSRVPASAVLTAVRAGTPSIELNPNSCRPANQGIPSDANTLVVGVWMLQPGEDRVVGRALRTALLGNSQPTKA, from the coding sequence GTGCGTTCGTTCCCGTCATTTCGTTTGCACCCGGTAACGCGGCGCGGCTTTGTGGGCGCGCTTGGCGCCCTAGCCGCTTCGCTCAGGTCAGCAGGTGCAGCGGCGCAGACCGCGCCTGCTGCAGCCATTGCGCCCGCCGGCGTGGATTACTACGACGAGCTCGGAGTCACAAAGATCATTAACGCCGCTGGAACATACACGGCGTTGACCGCGGCGTGCATGCCGCCCGAGGTGGTCGAAGCCGTTCGCGTGGCGGCACTGCACCCGGTCAGGTTGCACGACCTGCAGCAGAAGGCCGGCGAGTACCTTGCGCAGCGGCTGCGGTGCGAAGGTGCGGTGGTTACCTGCGGAGCCAGCAGCGCAATCACGCTGGCGACGGCAGCCTGTTTGCAGGCGGCGAACCCGAAGCTGCAGATTACAGATATGCCGCAAAATCTTGGCACCGCGAAGAAGCAGGTGATCGTGCAGCGGGCGCATCGCTACGGCTACGATCACGCGATCTTCACGCCGGGCGCTCGCATCACCGAAGTACTGACCATGGACGACTACAAGCGCGCCTGCGGTGCAGGCGATGCGGTGATGACGAACTTCTTCAACGCCGCCGAAGATGAGATTGGCCCGGAAGGTCCGGCCCAGATCGGCCGCGAGGAATGGCTGCGCGTGGCGCACGATTACGGGATTCCGTGCCACATCGACGCCGCGGCAGACATGCCGCCAATCTCAAACCTGTGGAAGTACACCGGCATGGGGTTCGACCTGGTCTCGTTCTCCGGCGGTAAAGGCATCCGCGGTCCACAGAACGCCGGTGTCTTGCTGGGCAAGAAGCGATTGACCGACCTGGCGCACGCCAACAACAATCCCAACGATGGTGTGTGCCGAGGCATGAAGGTGGCGAAGGAACAGATTGTCGGCATGGTTGCGGCGGTCGACTGGGTCCTGTCGCATACGGAAGAGCAGATGCAGGGCAACTACCAGGAGCGCGCCGACCTGATTGCGTCGACGCTGCGCGGCCTGCCTGGAGTCCGCACAGAAACAGTGACCCCCCACATCGCGAACCACGTGCCGCACCTGCTCGTTCGCGTGGACCCGGCGGTGTCGCGGGTGCCTGCGTCAGCGGTGCTCACAGCCGTGCGCGCAGGAACACCGTCGATCGAGTTAAACCCGAACAGTTGCCGGCCCGCGAACCAGGGTATCCCGTCCGACGCGAATACCTTAGTGGTGGGCGTGTGGATGCTGCAGCCCGGCGAAGACAGAGTGGTGGGCAGAGCATTGCGCACTGCCCTGCTTGGAAACAGCCAACCGACGAAGGCCTGA
- a CDS encoding MFS transporter — protein MSLVRTSRVRMFLAFWLFILSGVAFLDRTNISIAGLQIIHEYGIDNQRLGWIFSAFLIGYAGFQIPAGILSARFGPRVVLTMGVLWWCIATALTAMLPTTIPHTLLWLIAIRFLLGAGEAVVYPAANQFVARWVPQRERGFVNGLIFAGVGAGSGLTPPLLTWMITEHGWRSAFWFSAGVGAIAGTVWWVFARDTPEQHLGVSRKELQEIQEGLSYDLPQQGRAEEKAPTISWRAIFHRKDLAALMVGYFSFGYIAWVFFSWFFLYMAQVRGFDLKSSARYAMLPFLCMTIFSLVGGVLSDRLTSTRGLRVGRCYLASAAMLVTALFLVLGSQVASPVFAGIILAGGAGALYVSQSTFWSVSVDIAGKSSGVFSSLVNMGGQLGGALTASLTPWIAQRFGWTSSFGVAAVMAVVGALCWFVVHPERALENPAPEAMPELRSLANPAGSVVR, from the coding sequence ATGTCGTTGGTACGAACCAGCCGGGTTCGGATGTTCTTAGCGTTCTGGCTTTTCATTCTGAGCGGTGTCGCATTCCTGGATCGCACCAACATCTCCATCGCCGGGCTGCAAATCATTCATGAATACGGCATCGATAACCAGCGGCTGGGGTGGATTTTCTCGGCATTCCTGATCGGGTACGCCGGCTTCCAAATCCCCGCAGGCATTTTGAGTGCGCGCTTCGGTCCGCGCGTGGTGCTGACCATGGGCGTGCTGTGGTGGTGCATCGCAACGGCACTCACGGCGATGCTGCCGACGACAATCCCGCACACCTTGCTGTGGCTGATCGCGATTCGGTTTCTCTTGGGCGCAGGGGAGGCCGTGGTGTATCCCGCGGCTAATCAATTTGTTGCTCGCTGGGTTCCGCAGCGCGAACGCGGCTTTGTCAACGGCCTCATCTTTGCCGGCGTCGGCGCGGGTAGCGGCCTTACCCCGCCGCTGCTCACGTGGATGATCACCGAGCACGGATGGCGCTCGGCCTTCTGGTTCAGTGCGGGCGTGGGCGCGATCGCCGGAACGGTTTGGTGGGTCTTCGCGCGGGACACACCGGAGCAACACCTGGGTGTTTCGCGCAAGGAGTTGCAGGAGATCCAGGAGGGGCTGTCGTACGACTTGCCCCAGCAGGGACGGGCCGAGGAAAAGGCACCTACCATCTCCTGGCGCGCGATCTTCCACCGCAAAGATTTGGCCGCATTGATGGTCGGCTATTTCAGTTTCGGGTACATCGCGTGGGTGTTCTTTAGCTGGTTTTTTCTCTACATGGCCCAGGTGCGGGGCTTTGACCTGAAGTCGAGTGCGCGCTACGCAATGCTGCCCTTCCTGTGCATGACGATCTTCAGCTTGGTTGGGGGTGTGCTCAGCGACCGGCTCACGAGCACTCGCGGCTTGCGTGTGGGCCGCTGCTATCTCGCTTCGGCTGCCATGCTGGTCACTGCGCTGTTCCTGGTGCTTGGGTCGCAAGTGGCCAGCCCCGTGTTTGCGGGCATTATCCTGGCCGGTGGAGCAGGTGCGCTGTACGTGTCGCAGAGCACGTTCTGGTCGGTTTCGGTAGACATCGCAGGTAAGAGTTCGGGCGTGTTCTCGTCGCTGGTCAACATGGGCGGCCAGCTTGGCGGCGCGTTGACAGCATCGCTGACGCCGTGGATCGCGCAGCGATTTGGATGGACCAGTTCGTTCGGCGTCGCGGCGGTCATGGCGGTTGTCGGAGCTTTGTGCTGGTTCGTCGTGCACCCTGAGCGCGCATTGGAAAATCCGGCTCCCGAAGCGATGCCAGAGCTGAGAAGCCTTGCCAACCCTGCCGGGAGTGTGGTGCGCTAA
- a CDS encoding RidA family protein, protein MQKQSRRNLLKGAAAATAGVAAMAKVEPSAEAQSPNVEWIKKIVHKGGPPASAQDQKPAPSAAKPPLFNSIVTFGNLVFLAGVGAHFKGTIEEHTKHVLDELEENLKAAGSSMEKVLKVNVYLSDLANYQRMNSVFLGRFGAEPPVRTTVAVVNGVPGDSLVEIDCIAAL, encoded by the coding sequence ATGCAGAAGCAGAGCCGCAGGAATCTGTTGAAAGGCGCAGCGGCGGCAACCGCCGGCGTAGCAGCCATGGCGAAGGTTGAGCCAAGTGCCGAGGCGCAGTCCCCCAACGTGGAGTGGATCAAGAAGATTGTGCACAAGGGCGGACCGCCGGCCTCGGCCCAGGACCAGAAGCCTGCCCCCTCGGCTGCGAAGCCGCCGCTGTTCAACAGCATCGTCACCTTTGGCAACCTGGTATTTCTGGCCGGGGTGGGAGCGCACTTCAAGGGCACCATTGAAGAGCACACCAAGCACGTCCTGGATGAGCTGGAAGAGAACCTGAAGGCCGCTGGCTCGTCGATGGAGAAGGTTCTAAAGGTTAACGTGTACCTGAGCGACCTGGCGAACTACCAACGCATGAATTCGGTGTTCCTGGGACGCTTCGGTGCGGAGCCGCCGGTTCGCACTACCGTCGCTGTCGTCAACGGCGTACCCGGCGATTCGCTCGTCGAGATCGACTGTATCGCTGCCCTGTAG